Proteins encoded by one window of Chroococcidiopsis sp. TS-821:
- a CDS encoding acyltransferase translates to MFQGFPRFGYAFRDIRVGNNCSFGVGIFLNCGADGYINIGNFVSLNDYTYISSLYGVEIGDNSRIAEFVSIRDNDHAYADPETLIRNQGFQGAKIKIGSDVWIGRGVFIGKGVEIGNGAVIGANSVVTKSIPPFAVAVGAPAKVIKYRQKNSTESILQCLEVT, encoded by the coding sequence ATGTTTCAAGGATTTCCTAGGTTTGGATATGCTTTTCGTGATATTAGAGTAGGAAATAATTGTTCATTCGGAGTAGGAATATTTCTGAACTGCGGAGCAGATGGCTATATAAACATTGGAAATTTTGTAAGTTTGAACGATTACACATATATTTCTTCTTTGTATGGAGTAGAAATTGGTGATAACTCAAGGATTGCAGAATTTGTATCGATTCGCGATAACGATCATGCCTATGCAGATCCAGAAACTTTAATTAGAAACCAAGGTTTCCAAGGAGCAAAGATCAAAATAGGTTCTGACGTTTGGATTGGTAGAGGTGTTTTTATTGGTAAGGGAGTTGAAATTGGTAATGGTGCTGTTATTGGTGCAAATAGTGTAGTTACAAAGTCAATTCCGCCTTTTGCTGTAGCTGTGGGAGCCCCTGCAAAGGTTATAAAATATCGCCAGAAAAATTCTACTGAGTCTATATTACAGTGTCTTGAAGTGACTTAA